AATAAGGCTCAAATCATAAGCAGTTGTATAGTGTTCAGGTGAGTGAAGTCCATGTGGATTCACAAAATAAGAATTTTTAGCTCCAATACTTTTGGCATATTCATTCATTTTCTTTACAAATTCGGGGATACTACCTGCTATATTTTCAGCAATCACGTTAGCTGCGTCATTTGCAGATATCAAAAGCATTGCATAAAGAAGGTCCTGGAAAGATATAGTCTCACCTGGATTCAAATAATAACTGCTACTTCCTGGTTCAATCATTGTGGCTTTTGAAGAAACTTTAAATATCTTGTTAAGATCATGTTCATATGATATAGCAACAAGTGCTGTGAGAACCTTGGTAGTGCTTGCAGGGAAGCATCTTAAATTAGGATTTTTTTCAAATAAAATCTGCCCTGTATGTGCTTCAACTAAAATAGCTGACTTTGCGCTCAAACCGAGTTTGTCTGAAGCTTCTTGCTGTGAATATGTGTAAAAGGGGTATGTAAAAAGTATTGCAAAAAAAAGTACTGAGATAATTAGATATAAGACTACCTTTTTTAGAAACTGAGACATTAAATACTGTCACCGCCTTTAAAAGTTCTGTGTGTATATGATAAAATAAGTATATATTATGACCAGCTTTTATGTCAATTGCTGGACTTCTGGCAAAATTTTTCACTCTCCTGTCAAGTACCACAATCAAAAAAGAAGGTGTTCTAAAATGCCTGTATTTACAAAAAAAGAAAAAGTTATGGTTGTAATTATTGCTGTACTTCTTATGCTCAATATATACCAGTATTTTACATACAATAGTTTTTCGGACAAAAGTACCGGCAAAGTGGTTACCATTGAGGCGCAAGAAGGTGACAATGACATTGTGAAGAATGAGAGCAGAAAGACAACTGAGACAAATATCCAAGATTCTCAGCAAAAATATATTGTCTATGTGTGCGGAAACGTAAAAAATCCAGGAGTTTATGAGCTTTTGTCAGGTAGCAGAATAAACGATGCCTTGATTTTGGCGGGTGGAGCTTTGCATGGAAGTGACCTGAATTCAATTAATCTTGCCGAAAAAATCTATGATGGGCAAAAGATTTATATTCCAAAGATAGGCGAAATGCAGTCGCAAAGTAGTTTGTCTTCTTCTACAGGGGGGACAGCACAAGAGACTGTATCTGCAGGTGAAGGAAAAATAAACATCAATACTGCCACAAAGGAGGAGTTGAAAACTCTTGATAGAATTGGTGATAAACTTGCTGAAAGGATAATAGAATATAGACAAAAGCATGGTCCTTTTAAAAGTATTGAGGAGATAAAAAACGTGAACGGTATCGGGGAGAAGATATTCGAAAGTATTAAGGATTCCATCACAGTGCAATCTTAGTGTAAAATATTTATAGGACTTGAGATGGAAAAAATGCTCCCTCCTCTTGGGAAAAATGAGAGAATGATATAAAATAATGAGCAAAAAAAAGAAGAAGAAAACTGAAAGGAAAAACAAACCAAAGGAGGGAGCAAAATGTTTGATAATATTATAACAAAAATAGAGGAACTTTTAAATAGATTTGGAGAAGGGATAGTGGAGATATTAAGAGGTGAGAAAGATATAGCGATGTATTCAATGGAATTGAAGGAGAAGATGGATGAGATAGGGAAGGAGATGATAAAAGAGGCATGCGGGCTTGTAGATGAGATTGTAAGGAATGAAAAGAAGAGGAAGGCAAGGTATGAGGTTGTAAGGAAAGATAAGAGGAGCATAAAGACAATATTTGGAGATGTGGAATATATAAGGACGTACTACAAGAATAAAGAAGAGGGAGGGTATGTGTATTTAGCAGATGAAATTTTGGGGATAGAGAAATACCAAAGAATAGACAAAGCAGTCAAAGCAGCAATAGTTGAGAAAGTAGTGGAAATATCATATGAAAAAGCAGCCAAAGAAGTATTAGGAGAAGAGAAAATGACAAGACAAAGTGTAATGAATATTTTGAGGAGGATAGAGGCAGCTCAGTTAGATAGAATCGAGC
The DNA window shown above is from Caldicellulosiruptor owensensis OL and carries:
- a CDS encoding helix-hairpin-helix domain-containing protein encodes the protein MPVFTKKEKVMVVIIAVLLMLNIYQYFTYNSFSDKSTGKVVTIEAQEGDNDIVKNESRKTTETNIQDSQQKYIVYVCGNVKNPGVYELLSGSRINDALILAGGALHGSDLNSINLAEKIYDGQKIYIPKIGEMQSQSSLSSSTGGTAQETVSAGEGKININTATKEELKTLDRIGDKLAERIIEYRQKHGPFKSIEEIKNVNGIGEKIFESIKDSITVQS